Proteins encoded by one window of Antechinus flavipes isolate AdamAnt ecotype Samford, QLD, Australia chromosome 4, AdamAnt_v2, whole genome shotgun sequence:
- the TBPL1 gene encoding TATA box-binding protein-like 1 has product MDADSDVALDILITNVVCVFRTRCHLNLRKIALEGANVIYKRDVGKVLMKLRKPRITATIWSSGKIICTGATSEEEAKFGARRLARSLQKLGFQVIFTDFKVVNVLAVCNMPFEIRLPEFTKNNRPHASYEPELHPAVCYRIKALRATLQIFSTGSITVTGPNVKAVATAVEQIYPYVFESRKEIL; this is encoded by the exons ATGGATGCAGATAGTGATGTTGCATTGGACATTTTAATTACAAACGTAGTCTGTGTTTTTAGAACCAGATGCCATTTGAACTTAAGGAAGATTGCTTTAGAGGGAGCAAATGTAATTTACAAGCGTGATGTTGGA aaagtgttAATGAAGCTTAGAAAACCTAGAATTACAGCTACAATTTGGTCCTCAGGAAAAATTATTTGCACAGGAGCCACAAG TGAAGAAGAAGCTAAATTTGGTGCCAGGCGATTAGCCCGAAGTCTACAGAAACTTGGTTTTCAG GTAATATTTACAGATTTTAAAGTCGTTAATGTTTTGGCAGTGTGTAACATGCCTTTCGAAATTCGATTGCCAGAATTCACAAAGAACAATAGGCCTCATGCCAG ttatgAACCTGAACTTCATCCTGCAGTATGTTATCGCATAAAAGCTCTACGAGCTACATTACAGATTTTTTCAACAGGAAGTATCACAGTAACAG gGCCAAACGTAAAGGCTGTTGCTACTGCTGTGGAACAGATTTACCCATATGtgtttgaaagcagaaaagaaattttataa